A window from Danio aesculapii chromosome 6, fDanAes4.1, whole genome shotgun sequence encodes these proteins:
- the LOC130231089 gene encoding vesicle-associated membrane protein-associated protein B/C-like, translated as MTDTEGVWKDAKPEDLMDSKLRCVFDMPAENEKTHEMESNKISSLSKSESSTLSMKSMASSMDDGEVKKIMEECKRLQTEVQRLREENKQIRQEDDGLRKRKSTVMSAPHSSLVMRVKEEGLSSRVIALIVLFLSWVSL; from the exons ATGACCGACACTGAGGGAGTG TGGAAGGACGCCAAGCCTGAAGATCTGATGGACTCCAAGCTGAGATGTGTCTTTGACATGCCCGCtgaaaatgagaaaaca CATGAAATGGAAAGCAATAAGATTTCCAGTCTGTCGAAGTCTGAATCGTCCACATTGTCTATGAAGTCCATGGCCTCTAGTATGGATGACGGAGAGGTGAAGAAGATCATGGAGGAGTGTAAAAGACTGCAGACGGAGGTGCAGCGGCTACGAGAGGAGAACAAACAGATCAGG CAGGAAGACGATGGCCTGCGGAAGAGGAAGAGCACAGTAATGTCCGCTCCGCACTCATCTCTAGTGATGCGAGTGAAAGAAGAGGGCCTGAGCAGCAGGGTGATCGCTCTAATCGTGCTTTTTTTGTCGTGGGTGTCATTGTAG
- the apcdd1l gene encoding protein APCDD1-like: MAGERLIHLLRTIWMVFLMQVLCVRGSKLWEVPTAPLVPHTNLSTRLFWEPQCQAKLRHLQTEGRITATIPPKLEGHWVSSRCEVRPGPEFLTRSYTFYQSPTRLFRALQHYYSDSECHVPTYSLVIRGKLRLRQASWITRGATEAEHHLHKVGMVIHSQKAIHHLATRLPSSCLGLKAEGHLVLHRFYELFSAKAEKDCLGALGFSMMELELLRVETHHHPHSRPAQELFLGEVHTDWNERVHYRPSGYQEPLQNAMHHIHPCPVCSLVYRASEQHPPILPPSPSIPLNLNGNWVSQRCESRPAVLFLTRLFAFNEEQRTWEGTYHHYSDPTCRQPSFTLSASGHYVKVGQSVKVRGATELVFKVTGAKVIVFDRALLRELNSTQNGRCGQAGGWEAGTEQDITWTKGCDALGIRLPHKEYELFKMEVDRKGHLLLFNGERPTDGSSPERPAKRPTSFQPPMVQCSTSIRVEPRHSPYSDHSKAPKKSSANALHSSVILLVLLNTWIIHLF; the protein is encoded by the exons TTCTGTGTGTAAGGGGCAGTAAGCTTTGGGAAGTGCCCACTGCTCCTCTCGTACCCCACACCAACCTCAGCACCCGACTGTTCTGGGAGCCACAGTGCCAGGCTAAGCTTCGCCACCTACAGACCGAAGGGAGAATCACAGCCACAATACCACCAAAACTAGAGGGCCACTGGGTGTCAAGCAG ATGTGAAGTGAGGCCTGGTCCAGAATTCCTCACTCGATCCTACACATTCTACCAAAGCCCCACACGTCTCTTCAGGGCCCTCCAACACTATTATTCTGACAGCGAGTGCCACGTCCCAACCTACTCTCTTGTGATCAGGGGTAAACTACGGCTCCGCCAGGCCTCGTGGATCACCCGTGGAGCCACCGAAGCAGAGCACCACCTCCATAAAGTAGGGATGGTCATTCACAGTCAGAAGGCCATCCATCATCTGGCGACCCGCCTGCCCTCCTCCTGCCTGGGACTCAAAGCTGAAGGACACCTGGTGCTTCATCGCTTCTATGAACTCTTCAGTGCCAAAGCAGAGAAAGACTGTCTGGGTGCTCTTGGGTTCTCCATGATGGAGCTGGAGTTGCTGCGGGTGGAGACGCATCATCATCCACACAGCAGACCGGCTCAGGAGCTGTTCTTAGGGGAAGTTCACACAGACTGGAATGAAAGGGTGCACTATAGGCCAAGTGGTTACCAGGAGCCATTGCAGAATGCAATG CATCACATCCACCCATGCCCAGTGTGCAGCCTGGTATATCGAGCCTCAGAGCAGCATCCGCCCATTCTCCCTCCATCCCCTTCCATCCCTCTGAATCTAAATGGAAACTGGGTAAGCCAACGTTGCGAGTCCCGTCCCGCCGTCCTCTTCCTTACCCGCCTCTTTGCTTTCAACGAGGAGCAACGCACTTGGGAGGGCACATATCATCACTACTCTGACCCAACATGCCGCCAGCCTAGCTTTACACTATCAGCATCAGGTCATTACGTTAAAGTAGGACAATCCGTAAAAGTACGTGGAGCCACCGAACTCGTCTTCAAAGTGACAGGTGCAAAAGTGATCGTGTTCGACCGGGCGTTGTTACGAGAATTGAATTCAACGCAAAATGGAAGATGTGGACAAGCAGGTGGATGGGAAGCAGGCACTGAGCAAGACATAACCTGGACGAAGGGTTGCGATGCATTGGGGATACGACTTCCACACAAAGAGTATGAGCTGTTTAAGATGGAGGTGGATCGTAAAGGTCATCTGCTGTTATTCAATGGGGAAAGGCCTACGGATGGATCCAGCCCAGAACGACCTGCAAAAAGGCCAACGTCCTTTCAGCCACCAATGGTGCAATGCAGCACAAGCATCAGGGTGGAGCCGCGCCACAGTCCCTACAGTGATCATTCAAAAGCACCAAAGAAAAGCTCTGCTAATGCACTGCACTCTTCGGTGATCCTGCTAGTGCTTCTGAATACATGGATTATTCATCTTTTCTAA